Proteins encoded within one genomic window of Syntrophobacterales bacterium:
- the rplA gene encoding 50S ribosomal protein L1 codes for MAKRGKKYSAARQKIDAANRYAVQEAMELVVGATTAKFDETVDAAIRLGVNPAHADQMVRGSVVLPNGLGKKVRVLVFAKGDKEKEALDAGADFVGADDIVEKIKGGWLDFDRVIATPDMMGNVGKLGKILGPRGLMPNPKVGTVTFDVANAVAELKAGRVEFRVEKAGIVHCPVGKVSFGAEKLKENFMALLEMVQKLKPASSKGIYLRSISLSSVMGPGVKVDPLSVRNL; via the coding sequence ATGGCGAAAAGGGGCAAGAAATATTCAGCGGCGAGGCAGAAAATCGATGCAGCCAATCGCTACGCTGTACAGGAGGCAATGGAGCTCGTAGTGGGAGCGACAACGGCAAAATTTGACGAGACCGTTGATGCGGCAATCAGGTTGGGAGTAAATCCCGCGCACGCGGATCAGATGGTACGGGGTTCGGTTGTTCTTCCGAACGGTTTGGGAAAAAAGGTGCGGGTGCTGGTCTTTGCCAAGGGCGATAAGGAAAAAGAGGCTCTGGATGCCGGCGCCGATTTTGTAGGGGCGGATGACATAGTTGAAAAGATCAAAGGCGGCTGGCTGGATTTCGATCGGGTTATCGCCACGCCTGACATGATGGGAAACGTCGGCAAGCTGGGCAAGATCCTTGGCCCCCGCGGCCTGATGCCGAACCCGAAGGTCGGGACTGTCACCTTTGATGTGGCCAACGCGGTGGCTGAGCTGAAGGCGGGTCGGGTCGAGTTTCGCGTCGAAAAGGCGGGGATAGTCCATTGTCCGGTCGGAAAGGTGTCGTTTGGCGCCGAAAAGCTCAAAGAGAACTTCATGGCTTTGCTGGAGATGGTTCAGAAGCTGAAGCCGGCCTCGAGCAAGGGCATTTACCTGCGCAGCATTTCCCTTTCTTCGGTAATGGGGCCAGGGGTAAAGGTAGATCCGCTTTCGGTTCGCAATCTCTAA